The segment TCTGCCGGCCGCCGGCCGCCTGGTCGTAGTGGCGGCCGAACAGCGTGCCCAGGCCCAGCGAGAACGTGGGCGCCCGGAATGCCAGCGGCGCGCTGGTCGTGCTGCCCGTCGTGATCGTCAGGTTGCCCGCAGTGGCGCCGGCCGGCACCACCACCCTGGCCCGCCCGGGGCCCAGGACGTCGGCGTTGACCGTCTGGTTGCCCGGGAAGGTCACCGTGGCGCTCTGGCCGAAGCCGCCGTCGAGGTAGATCGTGTCGCCGGCGGAGGCGAGCGGCGTCGAGAGGGCCCAGAGCGCCGGATCCGGGACGGTGAAGGTCGCCGAGGTCGTGGCCACGCCGTCCACCGCCACCGAGATCGGGCCGGTCTTCGCGCCGCTCGGGACCGAGAACCGCACCGAGCCCGATTCGACGGTGTCCACGACCGCCGACACCGAGGCGCCGCCGGCGCTGAACTTCACCGACGGGGTGGAAGCCCAGGAGAGACCCAGGTTCGAACCGGACAGCGTCACCGAGTCGCCGGGCAAGCCCCAGGCCTTGTCGAACCCGGTCACGGCCGGCCGGTAGCTGGCGCCCAGCGTCAGCGGCAGGCTCGTGCGGGCGCCGGCCACCACGGCGAAGGGAGCCGAGGCCGTGGCGACATTGGTGGGAGATTCCGCCGGGCCGGCCTGGGCCGCCGCGTCCAGCTTGTAGCTGCCGCCATCGAGTTCGAACGAGGCGGTGGACGTGCTCGCCCCGCCCGGGCGGGCGACCGACCCCGAGGCCACGAAGGATCCGCCGGCGGTCGCCACGTCGAACCGGACCCGACTGGTCGAGTCGGGAATCACCTGGCCGCTGCGGGCCGGCCACCGCACGGCGATTTCCAGCAGGCCCTTGCCGGCCGGCAAGGCGAGCGACGTCGAGGCCGGCACGGAGGCCGGCCCCACCAGGATCGCGGCCGGCGCCGCCAGGATCGCGGCCGGGCCCACCCGGATTGCGGCCGGCCCCGCCCCACTTGCGGCCTGCGGAGCCGAGCCGGCCAGCCGCGGGCCCAGGCCGGCCAGGGCACAGCCGGCTGCCGACAGCGGCAGGAACGAAACGACCAGCGCCAGCCACGCGCCAAGGGGTCCGGCGAGCCGCCCCGCCGCCGGACCGACCGAGTCCCGGAGAGCCGAAACCTTCCGCATTCCCTTCCGGTTTCAAACCCCGACCGGCCAAACGGCAGTCCGTGATAAGTTCTGATCTGTCGCGCAAGGCCCCAAGGAAATCCCGGAGGGGCGATCGCCTCGACAGCCGACTGGCAAATCACGTATAATTAAGGGCTTATTATGCGTGTTATCTTTTTGGGCCCGCAAGGCGTCGGAAAGGGCACTCAGGCTGCGCTCCTGGGTGCCGAGCTCGGCATACCGGCGCTCTCCACCGGCGACATGCTGCGGGCCGAAGTGAAGGCGGGCACTCCGCTGGGCCAGGAAGCCGACGCCATCATGAAGCGGGGCGAGCTCGTGCCCGACTCGATCATGCTCGACATGATCCGCAACCGCATCTCCCAGCCCGACGCCGCCAGGGGTTTCATCCTCGACGGCTTCCCCCGCACCCTCGGCCAGGCCGAAGGCCTCGACAGCATGCTCGCCGAGGTGGCCAAGCCCCTTGATACGGCCGTGCGTTTTCGTGCCCCGCGAGAAATGCTGCTCAACCGACTCACCGGCCGCCGCACGTGCCCGGTGGACGGCACGGTGTACAACGTCGAGACCAATCCGCCCAAGGTGTCGGGCAAGTGCGACAAGTGCGGCGCGGAGCTGATCCAGCGGGCGGACGATACGCCGGACGCCATCAACAAGCGCCTCGACCTGTACGTCCAGCAGACCGCGCCGCTGGCCGAGTACTACGAGCGGCGGGGCCTCATCCTCGAGGTGGACGGCTCGCAGGGCATCGAAAAGGTGCAGGCCGACCTCAGGGCGGTCCTCGCCTCGGGAGCCAAGGCGTAGCCGTGAAAACGCCCCAAGGCTTCCAGATCCTGTCGCCCGAGGAGGCCGCCTCGATGCGGGAAGCCGGGCGCGTGGTCGGCAAGCTGCTGGCGTTTCTGCGGCGCATCGGCAAGCCCGGCATCAACACCAAGGACCTCGACGAGGCCGCCGAGCAGTTCATCCTCGAGCAAGGCGCCCGCCCGGCGTTCAAGGGCATCTACGGCTACAAGTACACGATCTGCGCCTCCGAGAACGAAAAAGTCGTGCACGGCCTGCCAAACCGGCGCAAGCTCCAGGATGGCGACATCATCGGCCTCGACTTGGGCGCCATCGTGGACGGCATCTACGCCGACGCCGCCATCACGCTGGAGATCGGCCAGATCTCGAATGCCGCCAAGGAGCTGGTGAGGGTCACCGAAGAGTCGCTCTGGAAGGCCATCGGCGCCATCTCGCCAGGTGTCCGCATCGGCACCATCGGCCACGCGGTCCAGCACCACGCCGAGTCGCACGGCTTCTCGGTGGTCCGCGAATTCGTCGGCCACGGCATCGGCGACGGCCTCCACCTGCCGCCGCAGATCCCCAACTTCGGCGACGCCGACACGGGGGTCGAACTCATGCGCGGCATGGCCGTGGCCATCGAGCCCATGATCAACGCCGGCGGCCACCAGACCCGGACCCTCGAAGACAAGTGGACCGTGGTGACGGCGGACAAGAGCCTGTCGGCACATTTCGAGCACACCATCCTGGTCACCGACGTCCCCGAAATCGTCACCTGGGAAGGGGGACGCGATTACGCCGAATTCATCGACCGCTTCAAGCTCCGGGTCGCGGGCGGCGACCTGGTCGCGAAGGGCAAGCTGACGGAGACGGCGCATGGCTAAGACCGACACCATCGAGGTGGAAGGCGTCATCCGTGAAAGCCTGCCGAACGCGATGTTCAAGGTCGAACTCGAGAACGGCCATCAAGTGCTGGCACACATCTCGGGAAAGATCCGCAAGCACTTCATCAAGATCCTCCCCGGCGATCGGGTCAAGGTCGAACTTTCGCCCTACGACCTTTCGCGCCGCCGGATCACCTACCGCATGAGGTAACCCCCAAATGAAAGTCCGGACATCAGTCAAGCCGATCTGCGACAAGTGCAAGGTCATCAAACGCCATCGCACCGTGATGGTGATCTGCGAGAACCCCAAGCACAAGCAGCGGCAAGGTTAATCCCCCCAAACGCTTTTCGGAGTACTTATTAGATGGCACGTATAGCAGGCGTCGACATCCCGCGCGACAAGCGGATCGAGATCGCCCTCCGCTACATCTTCGGCATCGGCCCCGCCTCGGCGAAGGCCATCTGCGAGCGCACGGGCGTCAACCCGGGCACCCGTACGAGGGACCTGTCCGAGAACGAGGTCGCCCGCATCCGCGAGGAAATCGACCGCAACTGGCAGGTCGAGGGCGATCTGCGCCGCGTGGTCTCGCTGAACATCAAGCGGCTGATCGAAATCGGTTCGTATCGCGGCATCCGCCACCGGAGAGGCCTTCCGGTGCGGGGTCAGCGCACCAAGACCAACGCTCGCACCCGCCGCGGCGCCAAGAAGACCGTGGCCGGCAAGAAGAAGGCCTAGTAGAATCAAGGTTCCAGCCGTAAACCGAGAGGCTGCCAGCTCGGGACGAAGGCTTTGATAGGTAACGGGCAGCACCATTCGGGAGTAAGTTATTTTGGCAAAGCCAGCCGCAAAACCGCGTAGGCGCGAGCGGAAGAACGTCCACACGGGCGTCGTTCACATCTGCTCGACCTTCAACAACACGATCATCAGCATCACCGACCCCTCGGGGGCGGTCATTTCCTGGGGCTCCGCGGGCACCGCGGGCTTCAAGGGCGCCAAGAAGGGCACGCCGTTCGCCGCTCAGCAGGCCGCCGACCAGTGCGCGCACAAGGCCATGGAGCATGGCATGCGCAGCGTCGAGGTGGTGGTGAAGGGTCCGGGCGCCGGTCGCGAGACCGCTATTCGGGCTCTCCAGGCCGCCGGCCTCGAGATCTCGCTGATCAAGGACGTGACCCCGATCCCGCACAACGGTTGCCGCCCCCCCAAGCGGCGCCGCGTCTAGAGCAGGAGGCGAAAGGAAATGGCTCGTTACACCGACTCCGTTTGCCGCCTCTGCCGCGCGGAAGGCATCAAGCTCTTCCTCAAGGGCGAGCGCTGCAACACCAACAAGTGCGCCATCACCCGGCGCGCGTACCGTCCCGGCCAGCACGGCCAGGCCCGCGTGAAGCCGACCGAGTACGCGGTCCGTCTGCGCGAGAAGCAGAAAGCACGCCGGTTCTACGGCGTGGGCGAGAAGCAGTTCAGCAACTACTACTCCGACGCGGCGGCCCACAAGGGCGTCACGGGCGAGCAGTTGCTGCGCCTCCTCGAGATGCGCCTGGATAACGCCGTGGTGCGCCTCGGCTTCGCCGCCAGCCGCCCGCAAGGCCGGCAGATGGTCAAGCACGGGCACTTCCTGATCGAACGCAACGGCGTCAAGCGCCGCGTCGACGTCCCGAGCTTCCAGGTCCGCATCGGCGACACGATCACCGTGGGCGAGAAGTCCAAGGAGTTCGTGAAGCACGTCATCGCCACCGGGGTCGCCGCCCGCGTGCCCAACTGGCTGACGACCGACCACGACATCCTGGTGGGCAAGGTGCTCGCCAAACCGGCCCGGGAGGAGATCGATTCTCCCATCAAGGAACAGCTGATCGTCGAGTACTACTCGCGGTAGCCGAAGGAGAGACCAAACCGCATGGATAAGCCGAAAATCGAGTGCGTCGAGACCCACCTGACCCCCGAGGGTCTCACGTACAGCAAATTCGTCGCCGAACCGCTGGAGCGCGGCTACGGCACGACCCTGGGCAACGCCTTGCGCCGCGTGCTCCTCTCGGACATCGAGGGCGCGGCGATCACGGCCATCCGCATCGAAGGCGTGCCGCATGAGTTCACCACCATCCCCGGTGTGGTCGAGGACGTCGTCGACATCATCCTCAACCTCAAGGGCGTGGTGCTCAAGCTGCATTCGGGCGATCTAAAGACGGCGCACATCTCGGCTCACCAGCCGGGCATCGTGACGGCCGGGGCCATCGTGGCCGACGCCGACGTCGAGGTCGTCAACCCCGACTGGCCGATCGCCACTCTCGAGGATGGCGCGTCCATCGAGATCGAACTGCAGATCGAGAAGGGCAAGGGCTTCCGGGTCGCCGAGAAAAACCGCAAGCCGCACCAGGCCGTCGGCGTGATTCCGATCGACTCGATCTTCATGCCGATTCGCAAGCTCAACTACCTCGTCGAGGACACCCGCATCGGCCAAGAGACCGACTACGACCGGCTCCTCCTCGAGATGTGGTCCAACGGCGCCATCGAGCCGACCGAGTCCATCAGCCGGGCGGCCGACACCTTGATCCGCCACTTCGACTTCTTCGCCGACCTGGCCCGCGAAGCCATCGGCGGTGGCTCGCGGATGATCAAGGAGGAGTCGCACAAGCCGACTCCCGCCGACATGTCGATCGAGGAGCTCGAACTGTCGGTTCGCGCCTACAACTGCTTGAAGCGGGCCAACATCTACACGGTGGGCGACCTGCTCAAGAAGACCGAGCGCGAGCTCATGGACATCAAGAACTTCGGCAAGAAGTCGGCCGAGGAAGTCATCGAGCGCCTCCGCGCCTATGGCTTCACGATGGCCAGCGGCGAGCCCGGCGAGGAATACGCCGGGTCGCGTGAGGACTGATAGCGATGCGACACCAGAAGAAACGGCATCGGCTGGCGCTGCCCGCCGATCAGCGCAAGGCCCTGCTCCGGTCGCTCACGACCGAAGTGCTCCGGCACGGACAGATAATCACGACCGAAGCCCGCGCCAAGGCCGTGCGCGAGCACACCGACCACATGATCACGCTGGCCAAGCGGGGCGACCTGCATGCCCGGCGGCAGGCCGAGGCCTGGCTTTTCGAGACCGAGGTGTGCAAGCACCTCTTCGACGAGCTGGCGCCCCGGTACAAGGAGCGGCACGGCGGTTACACCCGGGTGCTCAAGACCGTGCCACGGCGCGGCGACGGCGCACCCATGGCCGTCGTGCAGCTGGTCTAGCGGCCCGCAGGCCGCTTGATCCCCGCCAGATGAACCAATACGCCCTCAAACTCGCCTACGACGGGACCGACTTCGTCGGCTTCCAGCGGCAGCGGCACGGGCGTACCGTCCAGGGTGTCCTCGAGGACGCCCTGGTCCGACTCACGGGGGAGGCCGTCGCGGACCTCAAGGTCCGCGGGGCGGGCCGCACCGATGCCGGCGTGCACGCCGAGGGGCAGGTCGTCGCGTTCCGCACCGCGCGGGACTGGGCGGCCGGCCGCTGGGTGCGCGCGCTGGGGGGCGTGCTGCCGGAGGACGTGGCCGTCCAGGCGGCCAGGGCAGTTGCGCCGGGCTTCGACCCCCGGCGCCATGCCATCGGCCGCACCTACGAGTACCGCGTGCTGGTATCGCCGGTTCGGCGGCCGCTATGCCGGCGGACGCACCACCGGGTCGCCGCGCTACCCGCGGAACGCGAGATGATCGAAGGCTGGACCGACCTGGTGGGGATTCGCGACTTCGTCGCGTTCCGCAGCACCGGAAGCTCCCCAAGGAGTACGGCCGTCACCGTCACGGAAGCGACCGTCAGCCGACATGACGCGGAAATCGCTTTCGCGATTTCCGCGGGCAGTTTCCTCTACCACATGGTTCGCAGGCTCGTGGGCGCCGCCTTGGCGGTCGGGCAGGGCAAGCTGTCCCTGGCCGATTTCCGAAGCTACCTCACGGACCGGGGCGAAGGGCTGCGGCCTGCGCCGACCGCGCCGGCCAGAGGCCTCGTTTTGACCGATGTACAGTACCCGCCTCCCTGGGAGTGGGAGGCCTAGCGAGCATCTGGAAGGTCCGTTCGATGCCGCGCCTAGAGCGGCTAGTCCGGCAAGGTACCCGGAAAGGTGTTCAGGAGTAAGGAATGAAGAGCTACGAAGCCAAACCGGCCGAACTCGAACAGCAACGGCAGTGGTACGTCGTGGACGCCGAGAACCGGACGCTTGGCCGTCTGGCCACCGAGGTCGCGACGCTGCTGCGGGGCAAGCACAAGCCCGTTTACCAGCCAAACCTGGATTGCGGCGATTTCGTCATCGTCGTCAATGCAGAAAAGGTCCGCGTCACGGGCCGCAAGCTCACCGACAAGGTTTACATCCACCATACCGGCTGGCCGGGCGGCTACCGCGAGGCCTCGCTCCGCGAGTGGCTGGATCAGCATCCCGAGCGGGTCGTGGAGTACGCCATCAAGGGCATGCTGCCCAAGAACCGCCTCGGCCGGGCGCTGTTCGGGAAGTTGAAGGTTTACGCGGGTCCCACGCACGAGCACGCGGCCCAGAAGCCGCAGGCCTATCCGCTGCTCACGGACCTGGGCGGCAAGCGCCGGGCGCGGTTGGCTGAACTGAAGGAGAAGGGCAATGGCTAAGGCATCGACCGGCAAGCAGCAGGTCCAGTACTGGGGCACGGGCCGGCGCAAGACCGCCGTCGCCCGCGTCTGGCTCACCCCCGCCACGGGCGAGACCAAGGTGAAGATCAACGACCGCACCCTCGAGGACTACCTCGGCGGCCGGGACTTGCTCGCCAAGGAGCTGTTCGTCCCGCTGACCGCGACCCAGAACGAGGGGCGCTACGACATCAACGTCAACGTGACGGGCGGCGGCATCAACGGCCAGGTCGGCGCCATCCGCCTGGGCGTGGCGCGCGCCCTGCTCAAGCTGGATCCCGAGTACCGCTCGGTCCTGCGCGAGGAGGATCTGCTCACCCGCGACCCGCGGGCCAAGGAGCGCAAGAAGTACGGCCGCAAGCGGGCCCGCAAGCGCTTCCAGTTCAGCAAGCGCTAAGGCGCTCGCAGTGCGGGGCCTCCGTCCGATGGCGGGGGCCTCGGCGCGCGGCCGGCATCCTCAAGGTTCGCCGAAGTACTCGCGGCGGCTGACGGCGACGTCGGCGACGAACATCACGCCGCTGTGCCGCGCGAAAAGGGGCCGGAGGCCGGCCAGGATGGGCTCGACCTTCTCCTCGGGCACCACGGTCATGAGCATCACGAGGCTCTCCTGCTCCGCGAACATGAAGTGGGCCTCCCGGACGCCGTGGTGGCCCTTGCCGGCGATGTTCCCGATGATCGTGTAGCCGGTCGCGTGGACCTGGTCGAAGAGGTCGGTCACGAAGGCCCGGTGATCGCCGGAAACGATCACCCGGACCTCCTTCATCGGATGCAACGTCAGCCCGCTCACTTGTCCGACTCCTTTCCGCCAAAGTGTACCCTCGTCCATGTCCCCGAAGGCCGATACCGATGGATCTCGCCGTCTTCCGGATCGATCGCGACCAGGTGCACCCACTGGTTACGGTAGTACCGCTGCAGCAGTTCGTGCCTGTCGATCAGCTCGACGATCCTGGCCCGGGGGGCCGCGACGACGGTCAGGAGGCGCATGGGTTCGTGATACGGTCGGTCGCCGCTCATGACGGTCTGGCGCGCCAGGCCGAGTCGCAGGTCGCTCCAGGGCCCAGACATGACTCCGAAGCGCCCTACGACGTTGTGGTAGACCTTGCTGCCGCTCCCGTGTATCTCGTTGTCCACGGTCGAGAAGTAGTGCTCCATGTTGATCCACTGGGCCACCAGTTGCGGTCCCGTGAGGATCACCTCGAGCAAGCGGCCGGAGGGATCC is part of the Candidatus Tanganyikabacteria bacterium genome and harbors:
- the rpsM gene encoding 30S ribosomal protein S13, giving the protein MARIAGVDIPRDKRIEIALRYIFGIGPASAKAICERTGVNPGTRTRDLSENEVARIREEIDRNWQVEGDLRRVVSLNIKRLIEIGSYRGIRHRRGLPVRGQRTKTNARTRRGAKKTVAGKKKA
- the rplQ gene encoding 50S ribosomal protein L17; the protein is MRHQKKRHRLALPADQRKALLRSLTTEVLRHGQIITTEARAKAVREHTDHMITLAKRGDLHARRQAEAWLFETEVCKHLFDELAPRYKERHGGYTRVLKTVPRRGDGAPMAVVQLV
- the truA gene encoding tRNA pseudouridine(38-40) synthase TruA, whose amino-acid sequence is MNQYALKLAYDGTDFVGFQRQRHGRTVQGVLEDALVRLTGEAVADLKVRGAGRTDAGVHAEGQVVAFRTARDWAAGRWVRALGGVLPEDVAVQAARAVAPGFDPRRHAIGRTYEYRVLVSPVRRPLCRRTHHRVAALPAEREMIEGWTDLVGIRDFVAFRSTGSSPRSTAVTVTEATVSRHDAEIAFAISAGSFLYHMVRRLVGAALAVGQGKLSLADFRSYLTDRGEGLRPAPTAPARGLVLTDVQYPPPWEWEA
- the map gene encoding type I methionyl aminopeptidase, yielding MREAGRVVGKLLAFLRRIGKPGINTKDLDEAAEQFILEQGARPAFKGIYGYKYTICASENEKVVHGLPNRRKLQDGDIIGLDLGAIVDGIYADAAITLEIGQISNAAKELVRVTEESLWKAIGAISPGVRIGTIGHAVQHHAESHGFSVVREFVGHGIGDGLHLPPQIPNFGDADTGVELMRGMAVAIEPMINAGGHQTRTLEDKWTVVTADKSLSAHFEHTILVTDVPEIVTWEGGRDYAEFIDRFKLRVAGGDLVAKGKLTETAHG
- the rpsD gene encoding 30S ribosomal protein S4, with amino-acid sequence MARYTDSVCRLCRAEGIKLFLKGERCNTNKCAITRRAYRPGQHGQARVKPTEYAVRLREKQKARRFYGVGEKQFSNYYSDAAAHKGVTGEQLLRLLEMRLDNAVVRLGFAASRPQGRQMVKHGHFLIERNGVKRRVDVPSFQVRIGDTITVGEKSKEFVKHVIATGVAARVPNWLTTDHDILVGKVLAKPAREEIDSPIKEQLIVEYYSR
- the infA gene encoding translation initiation factor IF-1; the protein is MAKTDTIEVEGVIRESLPNAMFKVELENGHQVLAHISGKIRKHFIKILPGDRVKVELSPYDLSRRRITYRMR
- a CDS encoding DNA-directed RNA polymerase subunit alpha, encoding MDKPKIECVETHLTPEGLTYSKFVAEPLERGYGTTLGNALRRVLLSDIEGAAITAIRIEGVPHEFTTIPGVVEDVVDIILNLKGVVLKLHSGDLKTAHISAHQPGIVTAGAIVADADVEVVNPDWPIATLEDGASIEIELQIEKGKGFRVAEKNRKPHQAVGVIPIDSIFMPIRKLNYLVEDTRIGQETDYDRLLLEMWSNGAIEPTESISRAADTLIRHFDFFADLAREAIGGGSRMIKEESHKPTPADMSIEELELSVRAYNCLKRANIYTVGDLLKKTERELMDIKNFGKKSAEEVIERLRAYGFTMASGEPGEEYAGSRED
- the rpsI gene encoding 30S ribosomal protein S9, which translates into the protein MAKASTGKQQVQYWGTGRRKTAVARVWLTPATGETKVKINDRTLEDYLGGRDLLAKELFVPLTATQNEGRYDINVNVTGGGINGQVGAIRLGVARALLKLDPEYRSVLREEDLLTRDPRAKERKKYGRKRARKRFQFSKR
- a CDS encoding adenylate kinase, whose translation is MRVIFLGPQGVGKGTQAALLGAELGIPALSTGDMLRAEVKAGTPLGQEADAIMKRGELVPDSIMLDMIRNRISQPDAARGFILDGFPRTLGQAEGLDSMLAEVAKPLDTAVRFRAPREMLLNRLTGRRTCPVDGTVYNVETNPPKVSGKCDKCGAELIQRADDTPDAINKRLDLYVQQTAPLAEYYERRGLILEVDGSQGIEKVQADLRAVLASGAKA
- a CDS encoding P-II family nitrogen regulator, producing the protein MSGLTLHPMKEVRVIVSGDHRAFVTDLFDQVHATGYTIIGNIAGKGHHGVREAHFMFAEQESLVMLMTVVPEEKVEPILAGLRPLFARHSGVMFVADVAVSRREYFGEP
- a CDS encoding IPT/TIG domain-containing protein, translating into MRKVSALRDSVGPAAGRLAGPLGAWLALVVSFLPLSAAGCALAGLGPRLAGSAPQAASGAGPAAIRVGPAAILAAPAAILVGPASVPASTSLALPAGKGLLEIAVRWPARSGQVIPDSTSRVRFDVATAGGSFVASGSVARPGGASTSTASFELDGGSYKLDAAAQAGPAESPTNVATASAPFAVVAGARTSLPLTLGASYRPAVTGFDKAWGLPGDSVTLSGSNLGLSWASTPSVKFSAGGASVSAVVDTVESGSVRFSVPSGAKTGPISVAVDGVATTSATFTVPDPALWALSTPLASAGDTIYLDGGFGQSATVTFPGNQTVNADVLGPGRARVVVPAGATAGNLTITTGSTTSAPLAFRAPTFSLGLGTLFGRHYDQAAGGRQMPSLGTPRMRFGAAVIGDYLYVFGGTTTGSGYASTTERAAIDSAGALGRFQSVAGANLSMSELASAIIGQYLYVYAGGNFKRAAISGGSLGAFQAVAVSLVKARNQPGFVVIGRYLYVIGITSEVAPPPEAAPA
- the rplM gene encoding 50S ribosomal protein L13, whose product is MKSYEAKPAELEQQRQWYVVDAENRTLGRLATEVATLLRGKHKPVYQPNLDCGDFVIVVNAEKVRVTGRKLTDKVYIHHTGWPGGYREASLREWLDQHPERVVEYAIKGMLPKNRLGRALFGKLKVYAGPTHEHAAQKPQAYPLLTDLGGKRRARLAELKEKGNG
- the rpmJ gene encoding 50S ribosomal protein L36 — protein: MKVRTSVKPICDKCKVIKRHRTVMVICENPKHKQRQG
- the rpsK gene encoding 30S ribosomal protein S11 — translated: MAKPAAKPRRRERKNVHTGVVHICSTFNNTIISITDPSGAVISWGSAGTAGFKGAKKGTPFAAQQAADQCAHKAMEHGMRSVEVVVKGPGAGRETAIRALQAAGLEISLIKDVTPIPHNGCRPPKRRRV